The segment GAGGTTATTAACTATTCTGTACTCCACGATGTTGGGAAAATTTTTATACCACTTGATATTCTTAATAAACCAGGCCCCTTGGATCCGGATGAGTGGGAGTTGATGAAACAGCATACCGTTTTCGCGAAACGTTTACTTGCCCATCCGAGATTTAAGGTTGCTTTGGAGATAGCCCTTTATCATCACGAAAATTACGATGGAACTGGATACCCCTTTGGACTTGCAGGTGAAGCTATCCCCCTTACCGGCAGAATAATTAAGATAGTTGATGTCTATGAGGCATTAAGAAGTGAAAGGCCTTACAAAAGAGCCTTTTCGCACGAAGAGACGGTAAAAATACTCTTATATGGTGATAATAGAACAAAACCTGAGCACTTTGATCCATTATTGCTTAAAAAGTTTATTGAAGTTATTGAGAAGAGAGGCTTAACGGGTTTATTTTAAGTTCTTTGAAGTGCAAGATTTCTAAATGTTTTCCAATATCAGGCTTTTAAAAAGCTGCTATGGCTCTTAACAATATTGTGGTTGAACTAACAAAAAATTTTCTTTAAAATTTGTTGTGGAGATCTCTGTTGAGGCCAATTAAATATTACTTCAATTTATTGATCTATGGCATTATTTTTCCCGTTATGGTAATTTCTGCTACGTTGGTGTCTTACTATTCATGGAAGCAGGTTTCAAAAGTTTCTTCTCTCGTACAAAAACAGATTGATTCAAGGATTGAGAGTGTCATAAATTCCATACTTTCATCGATTTATGGACATTTGGCTTCGGAAATGAAAATTATTGAGAGGGTCCTATCTGAAAGTAAATTTGAATTTGAGAGAGCGATTATTAAGTTGAAAGGCTACGATACAATCGATAAGCAATCGGTTAAAGAAAGGACAGAAATCCTTTTTATGAATACCGATTTTACTGACTTCAACTTTTACGTAGTTAATCCCAAGGGGGACATTGTATGGGCGACAGAGGCAGATTCTGAAATTCATGCACTTCTTAGTATGCAGAATTTTTTGGACTGCGTTAAAGAAGAATTGGCTTTGAAAGGGATATGTGTTTATCCCTTTTCTTTTGCCGGGTTTTCGGGCGTTGGTCGAACTTTAGCATTTCAAAAGCTTAGTAACGGTGATATCATCGCTTTAAGTTTAAAGTTGAATCCAGAACTTTATCTTCCCCAAATTGAAAAGGTTAAAGACTTTTCTATATTTATTGAGAAGGTAAGGTTATTCAATTTAAATGGAATTCCGATAACTTTTGGAGATACCGCTTCTTTTAAACCTTTGAAATGGTGGGAATTTTACAAGCGTGATTTAAAAAATACTTTTTATGTAAACACCTTGGGGACCTGGTCAGAACCATTAAATGCTTATATTCGGCTTAACTTTCTGGAGATGCATTCAATTTTCATTGTAAGCGTACTGGTGTTTTTCGCTCTGTTAATTTTAACTTACATTGTTGCCTTTAAGGAATACCGGGCAATAAGAAAAGACATTGGTAAGATACAAAATTATGTTTCAAAGCTTGAAGCCAATGAGTATCCTCAGTTTGATTCTCAAGACTTCAAGATAAAAGAAGTCTTTGAGGTCGCATCTACGTTAAGTTTGCTGGTTAATAGGCTGAAGGAAGAGGAAAGAAAATCAATTGATATTATTATCAGAAGAAAGGAGGCCTTTGTTGACTTTGCTGAGAAGCTTGCAATAGTTGCAGAAAGTTATGAACACCAGACGGGCGAGCATTTGATGAGGGTAAAGTATTTAACGGGACTTATCGTTAACAGGCTTGAACTTGACAGGGATTACGCTGATCAGATAATAAACTATTCGGTTCTTCACGATATTGGTAAAATTTATATCCCCATTGATGTATTGCAGGCTCAGAGAAAATTGAATCCTGCTGAATGGGAGCTGGTAAAGAAACATACGATTTATGGTGCAAATCTTTTTTCTGATCCCGAGTTTCTTGTGGCAAAGGAAATTTGTCTGTATCACCACGAGAACTATGATGGGAGTGGTTATCCCTTTGGGCTAAGGGGTGAAGAGATACCATTGCCGGGCAGAATTGTAAAAATTGTTGATGTTTATGACGCTTTAAGGAGTGAGAGGCCTTACAAAAGGGCCTATACTCATTCTCAGGCTGTTAAGATTATGACCGAAGGTGATGAGAGGGTAAAGCCAGGTGATTTTGACCCGGTCTTGATCTCCATTTTCCTTGAAGAGATTGAAAAAGTTGATCTTCAGAGCCTTTACGGTGGGTGAAATGAAATCTATTTCTAAAAGATTGTTGGTGACGCTTGTAGGTATTATAATCCCAATTGTCTTCATCTCCGCTGGTTTGTACTTATATTATACTGAAAAAAGGATTGACAACCTTGCGGGAGATGTTGAGAAAAAGATCCCGGTAAGGGTTGAACTTGTTCTCAATCAGATCTTTGATGAACTTTCCTCTGGTGCTAAAGGGAGAAGAGAGTATTTTGATAGCTTGCTTGTGTCTAACAACAAAATTTTTGAGAAACTTATAAAATCTGAGCCTAAAAGGGTGGAGAGTGCACTGGACAGTTTAAAGGTCCAGTTCTTAAAATCTTTGCCGGATTCGTTCTACGTTGACCTTGATATTTCTCTTATAGACAGTAGTGGGAATGTTGTTTATTCCTCAAAACGAGAATTTTTAAACCTTGACTTAAAGGAAATGGGAAGCCTTTGGGATACCCTTAAGAATCTAAAAAAGGAGGCAACCCATTTTTTACCTCTGAGTTTCTCCTCTCGGGATGCAAAGATGCGTTCATACATATATCTTAAGTTAAACTCGGGTTACTATACAACTCTTTCTCTGGATATAAATTCTCTGGAATACAGGTCAAAGATTGAAAGACTTAAAGGGTTGTCAGTTTTTATAAAGGATATAGGGGTTTATAATGTTGCTAAAGAGTCACTTTTGGAGTTCTTTTCTCCTTACCCTCGGAAGGTTTTTAGAAAGCGCCCGTTTTACCGTGATATAGAAGAAGACATGGAATTTTCTTTGGGGACTACCAAATTAAGGGGCCTGCTTTTTGCCAGACTCGATTTTTATCCTCTCTTTTCTATTTTATTGTTTAGTTTTTTCGTGTATCTTATATTAATTACTACCCTTTCCTTAGTCTCATTATATGTTAGGAAGTTGGTAAAGGAGGAAAGTCACAATCTCGCAAAGATCATTGAAATGGTGAGGCACCTTGAGGATCCGGAAGAAATTAGTGAGAGAGTTCGCACTAAGGAAGTTGTTGACTTGGTAAAGGTTTTGCACACTCACGTGATAAAGACCAATGAGAAGATAAAGGAAAATGAAGTTTTGTTTATGAAATTTAGATCAGCTTTTTACAATTTTTCAGAAAAACTGGCAGTTCTTGCTGAAAGAATTGATCCTGAGGATGCTGGTCATCTTAAAAGAGTAAAATATCTAACGAAGTTGATTCTTGATAATATGGAAATTGACGAAGATTACAAAAATGCGATTGTTGAGTTTTCTGTTTTACATGACATAGGTAAAATTTTTATCCCTTCAGCTCTCCTTAACAAAGTAGGGCCTCTCACTGAAGAGGAAAGGGAGTTGGTAAGAAAACATACTATACTTGCAGAAAGATTACTGTCCCATCCTGAGCTAAAAATAGCACGGGAGATTGCGGTTTATCATCACGAAAATTACGACGGAACTGGTTATCCTTTTGGACTTAAAGGTGAAGAGATACCTTTTCCTGCCAGAGTTGTGAAATTAACCAACACTTACGATGTTTTAAGGAGCGAAAGACCTTACAAGAAGGGCCTTTCTCATGAGGAAGCACTGAAAATACTGTTAGTAGGTGACAAGAAAACAAACCCTTCCCACTTTGATCCAAAAATTCTCAGTGTGTTTTTAAAAGTCTGTAAGGATACAGATCCTCTAAGCGGGTTGGTGGAATTTTAATGATGCCGGGGGCGGGATTTGAACCCGCACGGGATTAGCTCCCGCATGGCCCTCAACCATGTGCGTCTGCCAATTCCGCCACCCCGGCCTTTTAAAAGAGTGGAAAAATTATAGCATATTTCATTCAACCAATCAAATAGTTTTTCTTGATTTAATCTACCTTATATTTTATCATTTTTTCATGCAGTCAAAGTTTTATTTCAATGGGAGGCTTAACGAGGCTCAGAGGTGTGTTTTTATATTACCCGAAAATCCATTGTTGTTCTCTTATTCACTTTATTCTATCTGGAATTTTGTTCATTACTTTAAGAAGACCAGTCATGTATTTTATCCTGTAGATGGGAAAGTGGACCTCCTTAAAACGTTTTTCCCCGACCATATTTACTGGTTTAAACTCAAAAAGGAAAAGGAATTTTTGAAGGCAATTTATCGGGAAAAGGGCATAACACTGGTTATAAACCTTGATTACGGAGAGTCCAAAAGGTACGATCTTCTATATCCTACGTATTCTTTCGCTATTTCTGATGAGAACTTAAAGAATTCCACCGTTGTTTTTAAGCCACTTGGCCGAGAATTGGATGTTATTTACAGAAATTTTGCTTCAACTTTTGGAATTCCTAAAAAAGACTTTCCTATTTCTTTGTCGAGCGAGGAAAAAACGAAAGCCAGAGATTACATAAAGTTTAAAGGACATACTGAAAAGAATATTCTGGTTGTAAGTGACCTGAATCCAAAACGGGAGGCTCTTATAAAGCAATATCTCGCTTATTTAACGAAAGATAGATTGACTTTTATTGATAAAGAATCACTCTGGGTTATGGATTCTAAACTCGTTCTGGCAATTTTGTCTCTGGCGGATCTCTTTCTGTCAGAGTTATCAATATTCACGTATCCTGCCCAGGTGCTTGGGGTAAAAACCTATCTTTTCCCTGAAAAATTAAAATTCCTTCCAAGGGAAACGGGTAGGCTAATTATAGATAAGGGAGATTTCAAAAAAACCCTTTCTTCGATAATTGGCCTTAAGAAATGAGAGAATATTTCCGAATGCTCCGCTTTGTTAAAAAAAACCTTGTTTCCTTTTTAGTTGCTTTCCTATTATTATCAATCTCTTCTATGCTCAATGGGTTTTCTCTTGGTATCATCTCGCCTGTTCTAAGGATGCTCTTTTATAAGGAAAATGCACCACTTTACTCTGAGAAGAAGCTACCTGTTGTTGGAAAGATTTTTAACCGTTTTATTCTTCAAGTTCCACCTCTTGAAGCTGTGAGAAACCTTGCCATATTGATTGTTGTTTTTTATCTTATAAAGGCCATCATTACTTATTTTCAGAAGTTGTCAGGGGTTTATGTTCAAGAAAAGGTAGTAAGGGATCTAAGAGAAGCGCTGTTTAAAAAAATACTTTCCCTACCTCTCTCCTTTTTCCATAAAAAGAGCTCAGGAGAGGTTATTTCACATTTTATTAATGATATTAATTTGCTTAAAACTTCAATTACTCATGGTGTTTATGTACTTGTAAGTGAAACTGCGACACTGATTGCATACCTAATACTTGCATTTATGGCCAGCTGGCATTTGACTCTCTTTGCACTTCTTGTAATTCCTGCAACTCTTCTCGTTATAACAGCCGTAAGTAGAAAGCTGCGTAAGAGATCGAAGGCATCACAGGAGAAGATGGGCAATATCGCAACCGTTCTTTATGAAACTCTGACTGGGATAAAGGTTATTAAAAGTTTTGGAACGGAAAAGAAGGAAGAAGATAGGTTTAACAAGAGTTCAAAAGACTATTTCAAGTCTGTGCTTCGGTTTCATTATTTGGGAGCCTTGGCTTCTCCTTTAACAGAGTTCCTTACGATGACCGTTGCGGCAATGTTGCTTGTCTACGGCGGTATTCTCATTTTCAAGTTGCAAATTTTAACCCCCGATAGATTCTTCGTTTTCCTTGCAGCAGCCCTTACGATGATTTCTCCTCTCAAACATTTATCTCAAATTAACGTTTATTTGCAGGAAGGTGCTGCTGCTTCAAAAAGACTCTTAGAAATTTTTGATCTGCCTGAATATAAATGGGAAGGGAAGATTCCTTTTGAGGGGATCAAAGAAAAAATTGAATTAAGGAATGTTATGTTCTCCTACCCTGAAGTGGGTTTCACTTTGAAAGACATTAATCTTGAGATTAAAAAGGGTGAGAAGGTGGCTATTGTGGGCCCAACAGGTGCTGGTAAAACCACTTTGGTGGATATCATTCTTGGATTTTATAGAGTGGAAGCAGGTGAGATACTTATAGACGGGTTAAGTTTATATGAATATGACTATGATTCCTTCCGATCAAAGGTAGCAGTAGTGCCTCAGGAAGTGCTGCTCTTTGGTGGAACAATCAGAGATAATTTGTTATATGCAGCTGTGGATGTCGATGAAGAGGATTTGAGGGACATCTGTAGAAAGACAAAAGTTGAAGAAATTTATGAAAGATTTCCAGAGGGATTGAATGCGAAGGTGGGTGAAAGGGGAATTACCCTCTCTGGAGGCGAAAGACAAAGGATTGCCCTTGCAAGGGCCCTTTTAAGGAAGCCTTCTATACTCGTCCTTGACGAGGCTACTTCAGCGCTGGACTCTGAAACGGAAGAGGCCATTAAAGAGGCACTTTCGGAGATTACTAAAGATACGACGGTGATAACTATAGCCCACCGTTTGGTAACGGTTTTGTCCTCAGACAAAATAGTGGTACTTGATGATGGAAAAATTCTCGCTGTTGGAAGGCATAGCGAACTTTACCAGAGTTGCGAGCTGTACAAGAGACTTTTTGACTCTCAATTCCAGTATACATTATGAGAGGTGTAGGCTATAGAGTAATTATTTTTGCAGGGATTCTATTTCTCTTGTCCCTTGCATTAGTTTTACCTGTTTCAAGGGAAATCGAAAAGGGGATAGATGCTGAATCAAAGGCTATCACCTTACTTATTTCTTCAATAATTGCCCATTCTGAAAATATTGAGTTAGCCTTCGCTGAGATAAAGGAAATTCTCGGTGAAGTTAACTTTCCCATTGTGATGACCAATGAACTTGGATTGCCAGTAGCATGGGCATCTATAGACGTTCCGTCAGAGAAATACACCATTAACATGCTTTATCGTCCAGATCTATTAAAGGATGACCCCGATTATCTTAGGCTTATATCTTGGATGGGAAAGTTAGGGGAAAAACATGATCCATACGAGGTTAAGAAGGGCGAGGAGGTTATAGGGTATATTTATTATGGATATCCAAAATATACAACTTGGATCAGATTACTCCCTTTCGTGGTTTTGGTTATAAGTCTGGCGGCTTCTATTTTCTTAGTGGAAGCCGGGAGGGTGATCCATACTTATGAAGTTGAGACAATCTGGGCAAACTTTGCCAGGGGCCTTGCACACCAGATGGGAACGCCGGTTTCCGCTTTAATGGGGTGGCTTGAGTTTTTGAAGACGGGAAATTGTAGTGATAAGATAATAACCGCCATGGAGAAGGATATTTTGAGGCTCAGGTCTATTTTGCAGAGGTTTTCCCGCGTAGGTGGAAAGGTAAAGAAAGAGGTGGTTCGTGTTGATGAAATGCTGAAAGAATTAATTAGCGAATTAAAGGAAAGATTCTTGAAAAATGTTGAAGTTACACTTGAATGCGAAGCAGGTCTTACCGTTGAGGCGGATAGGGAGCTTCTTGCATGGGCCTTCGAAAATTTGATTAAAAACTCTTACGAAGCACTGGGACCAAGCGGAAAAATTGTAGTTAAGGCTTTGAAAGACGTTGGAGAAGTAGTTATCAGATTTGTTGATAATGGAAAGGGTTTTGATTCTAAACAAGCCAGAAAGGTCTTTAAGGAGTCCTTTTCAACGAAGGAGCATGGTTGGGGTATAGGATTACTTCTTGCAAGAAGGATTGTTGAAGATATTCATGGTGGGAAAATAAAACTTGTAAAGTCAGAACCTTTTGTGGAGACCATTTTTGAGGTGAGATTAAATGAAAAGGGTAGTGATTGAACCGCCTGCATTTTTGAGTATGATAGTCTCAGCAGTAGAGACATATAAACTTGAAAACTATGGATTGCTTTTAGGATACAAACTCAACTATGGATATGTGATCGAGCATGCGATCCCAATTGTAAGCGCCAAAAGAAGCCCATTTTCCGTGGAGTTGAACAGGAAAAGGGAAAGGAGGGTGATAGAGATTATAAAGAATCTCCAG is part of the bacterium genome and harbors:
- a CDS encoding HD domain-containing phosphohydrolase translates to MKSISKRLLVTLVGIIIPIVFISAGLYLYYTEKRIDNLAGDVEKKIPVRVELVLNQIFDELSSGAKGRREYFDSLLVSNNKIFEKLIKSEPKRVESALDSLKVQFLKSLPDSFYVDLDISLIDSSGNVVYSSKREFLNLDLKEMGSLWDTLKNLKKEATHFLPLSFSSRDAKMRSYIYLKLNSGYYTTLSLDINSLEYRSKIERLKGLSVFIKDIGVYNVAKESLLEFFSPYPRKVFRKRPFYRDIEEDMEFSLGTTKLRGLLFARLDFYPLFSILLFSFFVYLILITTLSLVSLYVRKLVKEESHNLAKIIEMVRHLEDPEEISERVRTKEVVDLVKVLHTHVIKTNEKIKENEVLFMKFRSAFYNFSEKLAVLAERIDPEDAGHLKRVKYLTKLILDNMEIDEDYKNAIVEFSVLHDIGKIFIPSALLNKVGPLTEEERELVRKHTILAERLLSHPELKIAREIAVYHHENYDGTGYPFGLKGEEIPFPARVVKLTNTYDVLRSERPYKKGLSHEEALKILLVGDKKTNPSHFDPKILSVFLKVCKDTDPLSGLVEF
- a CDS encoding HAMP domain-containing sensor histidine kinase, with translation MRGVGYRVIIFAGILFLLSLALVLPVSREIEKGIDAESKAITLLISSIIAHSENIELAFAEIKEILGEVNFPIVMTNELGLPVAWASIDVPSEKYTINMLYRPDLLKDDPDYLRLISWMGKLGEKHDPYEVKKGEEVIGYIYYGYPKYTTWIRLLPFVVLVISLAASIFLVEAGRVIHTYEVETIWANFARGLAHQMGTPVSALMGWLEFLKTGNCSDKIITAMEKDILRLRSILQRFSRVGGKVKKEVVRVDEMLKELISELKERFLKNVEVTLECEAGLTVEADRELLAWAFENLIKNSYEALGPSGKIVVKALKDVGEVVIRFVDNGKGFDSKQARKVFKESFSTKEHGWGIGLLLARRIVEDIHGGKIKLVKSEPFVETIFEVRLNEKGSD
- a CDS encoding HD domain-containing phosphohydrolase yields the protein MRPIKYYFNLLIYGIIFPVMVISATLVSYYSWKQVSKVSSLVQKQIDSRIESVINSILSSIYGHLASEMKIIERVLSESKFEFERAIIKLKGYDTIDKQSVKERTEILFMNTDFTDFNFYVVNPKGDIVWATEADSEIHALLSMQNFLDCVKEELALKGICVYPFSFAGFSGVGRTLAFQKLSNGDIIALSLKLNPELYLPQIEKVKDFSIFIEKVRLFNLNGIPITFGDTASFKPLKWWEFYKRDLKNTFYVNTLGTWSEPLNAYIRLNFLEMHSIFIVSVLVFFALLILTYIVAFKEYRAIRKDIGKIQNYVSKLEANEYPQFDSQDFKIKEVFEVASTLSLLVNRLKEEERKSIDIIIRRKEAFVDFAEKLAIVAESYEHQTGEHLMRVKYLTGLIVNRLELDRDYADQIINYSVLHDIGKIYIPIDVLQAQRKLNPAEWELVKKHTIYGANLFSDPEFLVAKEICLYHHENYDGSGYPFGLRGEEIPLPGRIVKIVDVYDALRSERPYKRAYTHSQAVKIMTEGDERVKPGDFDPVLISIFLEEIEKVDLQSLYGG
- a CDS encoding ABC transporter ATP-binding protein, translated to MLNGFSLGIISPVLRMLFYKENAPLYSEKKLPVVGKIFNRFILQVPPLEAVRNLAILIVVFYLIKAIITYFQKLSGVYVQEKVVRDLREALFKKILSLPLSFFHKKSSGEVISHFINDINLLKTSITHGVYVLVSETATLIAYLILAFMASWHLTLFALLVIPATLLVITAVSRKLRKRSKASQEKMGNIATVLYETLTGIKVIKSFGTEKKEEDRFNKSSKDYFKSVLRFHYLGALASPLTEFLTMTVAAMLLVYGGILIFKLQILTPDRFFVFLAAALTMISPLKHLSQINVYLQEGAAASKRLLEIFDLPEYKWEGKIPFEGIKEKIELRNVMFSYPEVGFTLKDINLEIKKGEKVAIVGPTGAGKTTLVDIILGFYRVEAGEILIDGLSLYEYDYDSFRSKVAVVPQEVLLFGGTIRDNLLYAAVDVDEEDLRDICRKTKVEEIYERFPEGLNAKVGERGITLSGGERQRIALARALLRKPSILVLDEATSALDSETEEAIKEALSEITKDTTVITIAHRLVTVLSSDKIVVLDDGKILAVGRHSELYQSCELYKRLFDSQFQYTL